From the Porphyrobacter sp. CACIAM 03H1 genome, the window CGCGCGCCGTGGCGGCACAAGCTGTCCTACCTGCTGCGCGAACCCGGCTGGAGCCATGACGGCAGCCGTGAGACCAGCGACATGATCCGCGCCAAATGGCAGGCGCGGACCGGCGCACAGGCTGCGCCACTCGCAAGTTCGGTAGCTGATCGAAACGCGATTGCGGAGGCCCGCGAAGCTTTCTAGTCTCTGCCGCCAAAGGGAGAGATCATGGAAAGTTTCGACTACATCGTCATCGGCGGTGGCAGTGCCGGCAGCGCCGTCGCCGGAAGGCTCGCGGTGGACGGCACGCGCCGGGTGTGTCTGCTGGAAGCGGGCGGCACCAACGACAACGTCTGGATCAAGACGCCGGGCTTCATGCCCTTCATCCCCGAGAAGTCGAACTACAAGTACGAGACCGTTCCACAGAAGGGCCTGAACGGGCGGACCGGCTACCAGCCGCGCGGGCGGGGCCTTGGCGGCTCCTCGGCGATCAACGCGATGGTCTATATCCGCGGCAACCGCTGGGATTACGACAACTGGGCGGCCGAGGGTGCGACCGGCTGGGCCTATGACGACGTGCTCCCCTACTTCAAGCGCGCCGAGGCCAACGAGCGCGGGGGCGACGACTTCCACGGCGCGGGCGGGCCTTTGTTCGTCGAGGACCAGAAGCACGCCAACCCCGCCTCCCACGCCTTCGTCGATGCGGCGGCAGCCTTGCAGCTGCGCACCAATCCCGATTTCAACGGCGAGCGGCAGGAGGGCTTCGGCCTCTACCAGGTGACCCAGCGCAAGGGCGAACGCTGGTCGGCGGCGCGCGCCTACGTGGAGCCGATCCGCGACGCGGGCAACTTCGCCGTGCGCACCGATACGCTGGTCGAGAAGCTGCTGATCGAGGGCGGGCGTGTCACCGGGGTGCAGGTTCGTCGCGGGGGCGTTGTCCAGTCGTTGCTCGCCCGTCGCGGGGTCATTCTGTCCGCAGGGGCGTTCAATTCGCCCCAGATCCTGATGCTGTCAGGGATTGGACCCGCCGCGCATCTCAAGGCGCA encodes:
- a CDS encoding GMC family oxidoreductase is translated as MESFDYIVIGGGSAGSAVAGRLAVDGTRRVCLLEAGGTNDNVWIKTPGFMPFIPEKSNYKYETVPQKGLNGRTGYQPRGRGLGGSSAINAMVYIRGNRWDYDNWAAEGATGWAYDDVLPYFKRAEANERGGDDFHGAGGPLFVEDQKHANPASHAFVDAAAALQLRTNPDFNGERQEGFGLYQVTQRKGERWSAARAYVEPIRDAGNFAVRTDTLVEKLLIEGGRVTGVQVRRGGVVQSLLARRGVILSAGAFNSPQILMLSGIGPAAHLKAHGIEVVLDRAGVGGNLQDHIDYVSGWETESNVLIGGTLKGTLRMAAAMVEHRLKRTGVMTTCYAEAGGFLTLMPDSPAPDVQWHFVPAVLEDHGREKVKAHGFSLHACVLRPESRGTVRLGSADPAAAPVIDPNFLDDERDMAVMRAGVRLSHRIAEAPPMQAFGPRDRHPVDLHDDAALDELIRNRADTVYHPVGTCRMGSDADAVVDPTLRLNGLDGLWVADASVMPKIVSGNTNAPSIMIGERCADFVMQAERV